The following proteins are encoded in a genomic region of Syntrophorhabdales bacterium:
- a CDS encoding hydrogenase iron-sulfur subunit, producing the protein MNPEKFEPKIIAFLCNWCSYAGADLAGVSRMQYPPSTRTVRVMCTGTISPHHILKAFQKGADGVIVAGCHIGDCHYLKGNYMTIKRVAILQELMKFTGLQEERLFLNWVSAAEGVRFAEMVRTFTDKIKELGPSHLKTSY; encoded by the coding sequence ATGAACCCTGAGAAATTTGAACCCAAGATCATAGCCTTTTTGTGCAACTGGTGCAGTTATGCGGGAGCCGATCTGGCCGGCGTGAGCAGGATGCAATATCCCCCGAGCACGCGAACAGTCAGGGTCATGTGCACGGGCACAATCTCGCCTCACCATATTCTGAAGGCATTCCAGAAAGGAGCTGACGGCGTCATCGTTGCCGGGTGTCACATAGGGGATTGCCATTACCTGAAGGGCAACTATATGACCATCAAACGAGTGGCTATATTGCAGGAGCTTATGAAATTCACCGGCCTTCAAGAGGAGCGGTTATTTCTGAATTGGGTTTCGGCGGCAGAAGGCGTGAGATTCGCTGAGATGGTCCGTACCTTTACCGACAAGATAAAGGAATTGGGGCCGTCACATTTGAAGACATCGTATTGA